In the genome of Candidatus Zixiibacteriota bacterium, the window AAATCCGCAATCTGCCTGCCGCCGTCTCCTTCGTCGGTCACGATCTTCCCCGCCTGGCGCTTCGGCGGCCGGCCGATCGTCAGCACCTTTTCCTTCGCGCCCTTCTCGCCCACCTGGTCGGGGCTCAAGCCGAGATCGGCCGCGGTGTAGACCTTGATCTCCTTTTTCTTGGCCGCCATGATCCCCTTGAGCTGCGGGTATCTCGGCTCGTTGATCCCGCTGCTCACCGCGACCAGCGCCGGAAGCGTCGACTCGACCACGTCGAAACCCGACTCGCTCTGCCGCTTGATCGTGATCCTGTCCCCTTCCACCGCGATTTCCTTGGCGAAGCTCAAGGGCGGCACGCCGAGCAGAAAAGCGATCTGCCCGGGAACGATCCCCGAGTAGCTGTCGCTGCTCTCCGTGGCGCACAGGACGAGGTCGAAGGGCTGCTTCTTGATCGCCGCCGCCAGCACCTTGGCGGTCCCGAGCGTGTCCGAGCCGGCGACGGCGTCGTCGAGAATGTGAACGGCCGAGGTCGCTCCCATGGCCAGGGCGTTGCGGATGCCGATCGTCGCGTCGGCGATGCCCATGGTGATCAGCGTGACGGTCCCCCCGTGCTTTTCGACCAGCCGGAGCCCTTCCTCGACGGCGCACGCCGCCGCCGGATCGAGCTCGTGGGCGACCCCCTTGCGGACCATCCGCTTCGTGGCGGGATCGATCTCGATGGTAACGGTGCTGGCCGGAATGACCTTGCCGCAAACGACGATGTTCAAAGGAACCTTGCTCCTGCCTCTTCAGGGTTGCGATCGGACCGAGACGCGGCGAAAGCGCTCTCGTCGGCGCCTTCGATGACGGCCAGCTTAATCGGTGTTCTTCTGG includes:
- a CDS encoding electron transfer flavoprotein subunit beta/FixA family protein gives rise to the protein MNIVVCGKVIPASTVTIEIDPATKRMVRKGVAHELDPAAACAVEEGLRLVEKHGGTVTLITMGIADATIGIRNALAMGATSAVHILDDAVAGSDTLGTAKVLAAAIKKQPFDLVLCATESSDSYSGIVPGQIAFLLGVPPLSFAKEIAVEGDRITIKRQSESGFDVVESTLPALVAVSSGINEPRYPQLKGIMAAKKKEIKVYTAADLGLSPDQVGEKGAKEKVLTIGRPPKRQAGKIVTDEGDGGRQIADFLAEIKVI